CGGAGGACATCCGCCGCCAGCGCCGCAATAAAAAACGGATTCACGACAAACTGCGGCGGCGCCGAAAAAATCGGAAACCACCTTGGTGCGAGTAACAACTCAGACCGCTGCCCGATTCAGTTCTTGCATCTAGTGGCGCGAATCAATTTTCAAAGAGCAAAGCCAGAACGCAAAAATTTTCAAAAAAACTCTTGACTTTGGTTAGGAAATCTTTAGGCGTCGGGCGTTCGCTGGTGAGGATGCCTAAAGGCAACACCACAAGCCTTTATTTTCATTGTGATGAGTGCCCAAGCGGGACGAACATTCCTGCGGAATGACATTCTCTTTTATGCCAACATAAAGCAGTATGGAAGCATCCGGCCACCTACTTTCAAACTTGCTGCTCTTCGGCCGCTTGCTGCGCCGGCTCGGCATGGATGTCAACCCCGGCCGCATGCTGGATTTGATGCAAGCCCTCGAGCACATTCAAATCGGCCGCAAAGACGATTTTTATTACACGGCGCGCAGCTTGTTGGTGCATCGGCACGAAGATTTGCGTTTCTTCGATCAGGCCTTCGAGTTGTTTTGGCGGAAACCGGCAGATGCGGCGGCGACATTGGGTTTAAGCGGACTCGACAAGCAACCGCCATTGCGGAAGTCACCGAATCGTCAAAAGCCACTTTTTCACCCGAGCATTGCGAGTTCCCCCTCAACCGGACAATCCGAACAAAGCGAGTCATCGCGTCCGCAGGTCGTTCAAACTTATAGCGATGTCGAAATTTTACGCAAAAAAGATTTTGCCGAAATGAACGTCGATGAGCTGAAGCGGGCACGAGAACTGATTGCGGAATTGGTGTGGCAACTCGGCAAGCGCCGCACGCGGCGAAAGCAACCAGGTTTAGGAACTTTGTTTGACTGGCGCCGCACGCTTCGCCGGAATCTCAAATATGGCGGCGAAGTTCTCAACTGGGCCCGGCGCGAACCGAAATTCAAGCCGCGGCCGCTGGTGGTGATTGCCGACGTCAGCGGCTCGATGGAACGGTACACGAATTTGCTCTTGCAATTCATTTACAGCTTGAGCAGCGGCCTTGACAAGGTCGAGGCTTTTGTTTTCAGCACGCGGCTGACGAGAATTTCAAAACAATTGCACCACCGCGATGCCGCGCGCGCGCTGCGAGAAGTGGCACATTGCGTGAGCGATTGGGCCGGCGGCACGCGCATCGGCGAGGCGCTCAAAGATTTTAATTTCAAATGGGGCCGCCGCGCGTTGAGCCGCGGCGCTGTTGTCATGATCATCAGCGACGGCTGGGATCGCGGCGATATTCTGTTATTGCGCCAGGAAATGGCGAGATTGTCATTGAGCAGCCATCGGTTGATATGGCTCAATCCGCTTTTGGGGCACGAAGGTTACGAGCCGCTGACGCAGGGCATGAGCGCAGCATTGCCGTACGTCGATGATTTTTTGCCGGTGCACAATCTCGTCTCATTGGAGCAGTTGGGAAAGGTGTTGGCGGAGGTGGCGATAGGACGCAAATGATTGGAGTTTTGGAGTAATGGATTGTTGGATTAATGGAAAAGCAAAAACCCATTTTAAATCTTTAATTGAAAATTTAAAATTGCAAATTTTCATACCAGACCAGCGGCTACGCCCGTGGGGTCTGGGTTACGTTGGCTTGTGGAGAATCGCATGCAAGATTTGCTTCCCGAACTCCGACGCTGGCGCGACCGAGGTGATACCATCGCGTTGGCAACTGTAGTGAAAACCTGGGGCTCGTCGCCGCGGCCGGCGGGCGCGAAAATGGCCGTGAATGCGCGCGGCGAAATCATCGGCTCGGTCAGCGGCGGCTGCGTGGAAAGCGCCGTGATCGAAGAAGCGCTGAACGTGATCAAATCCGGCAAGCCCAAATTGCTGTCGTTTGGCGTTTCGAATGAGCAGGCGTGGGAAGTGGGACTCGCCTGCGGCGGGTCGATCGAGGTGTTTGTGGAGAAACTGGAGGCTTGATGCTCGATGCTGGTAGCTGGTTGCTGGTGTCTGGTAGCTGGTGGTTGGCGACAGAGGAGACATTGTATGAACGAAAAAATTTTCAATACACTTTATGAAGCGATTCAGAGTGGTGAGCCGGTTGTCCTCGCGACGGTTATCCGCGGCGCTGAAAATGAAATTGGCCGCCATCTGTTGATTCGCCGTGATGGCAGCACCCAGGGAAATTTTGGCGATCCGTCGCTGGCGGCACGCGTGAAAGAACAGGCCGCCGCGCTGTTCGGGCAGCAGGCAAGCCAAACCTACCGCGACGGCGAGTGCGAGATTTTTCTCGAATCCTATTTCCCGCCACCGAAGCTGATCATCGTCGGCGCGGTGCATGTTGCCATTCCGCTCGTGTCGTTTGCCAAAGAGTTGGGTTACAAAGTCATTCTTGTCGATCCGCGACAGACGTTTGCCACGGAAACGCGCTTTCCGCACGTCGATGCGCTGATTCGCAAGTGGCCGGACGAGGCGCTGGCGGAGGTGGGCATCGATGCGAGCACGTGCATTGTCGTGCTCACGCATGATCCGAAATTCGATGATCCGGCGATTAAATATGCGCTGCAATATTCCCCCGCTTACATCGGCGTGCTCGGCAGCCGCAAGACGCACGAGAAACGGCTGGCACGGCTTAAACAAGAAGGTTTGACCGATGAACAATTGGCATTTTTACACGCGCCGATCGGCCTTGACCTCGGCGGCCAAACGCCGGTGGAAATCGCCTTGAGCATCATGAGCGAAATCGTGGCAGTGCGGCGCGGCCGCGTATTTTTACTTCAACACAAGCGCGCGGCTGCTCAGCCTCGCCGAAGCCGCGCTGCCGGCGACCATTCCTAGTTCTCCCAATCTGTTGCGCCCCGATTTCAATCCGGCCTCGGCCAAAAAGGCGCGTGACAACGTGTTGCACTTGCTCTCTCAGCAAAGCAGGATAACGCCACGGCAACGAGACGAGGCGCTGTCTGAGTCTCTTCCGGCAAAGCGACATGAATTGCCGTTCATGGTTCCTCATCTTGCCACGAAGCTGGCGCAACTCTATCCTCAGAGCGAGCGCTTGGAGACGACGATCGATATGGAGGTGCAGCGGCTTGCGCAAACGATCCTGCGAACGCATTTGAAGCCGTGGCGGGACCAGGGCATTAACAACGCTGCCGCGGAGGTGATCGAAAACTGAAGCCGGAGCGTGCTGGCGATGGTCGGCGCGTACGATTTTTTCGACAACACAAATAACGGGCAGGTCAATGGAGCGTTGGCACCGAGATCGCCCGGCTCCGCGCTCACGCCGTTCATTTATGCGCCCGGCCTCGAGCACGGCGTCATCTCGCCGCGTGGAGCTTCGACTACACGCGGCAATACACCATTGGCGTATCGGCGGGAAATTTTGAAGGCAGAGGCGCGCCGGCTTTTGTGGGCGCCGAAGTGGCCGCACCGATTTTGTTGGCGCTTTTCGAGGCGTTGGTGAAGCCGGCGGAGAACCGTTGGTTCGTTCAGCCGCTGCACGTCGAGCGCCGCCAGGTTTGCTCGGTGAGCGGCATGCCGGCTTCCGAGTTTTGCGTTTCACGAAAGGACGGGTTGTTTCTTCCCGGGGTCTCGCCGCATTATCCCCAATGCACGAAAGTCGTTTCCGGCAAAGGTCCGGTGATTCATTCGCCCTCTGCCGGCACCGAGTACAAAATCCGCCCGGGGGTGGATTTGAAATACCAGAAAAGTCTGCTCGACGCCTCGGTTTCCAACCAGACGAAAAAAATCTATTGGTTCATGAATCGCAAGCTGATTTTTTCGGGCAAGCCGACGGCGAGCGTTTTCATCACGCCCCTACCCGGCACTCACAGGCTGGTGTGCATGGACGATGAAGGGTGTGCTTCGGAGGTGGAGGTGGTCATTAATTGAATGAAACGAATTGGTGGCCATCGAAAAAATACTTGGTTAAAAGCGTGTGCGCTACTACGAACTAGCCCATTAATTTCACCAACAGTTTCCACAACCGCCAATTCGCCCGGCGCGCAAAATCGGGCCAGCTTTTATTCGGCAGCAACGCCGGCAATTTTGAAGCGCCGGGTTGATGCCAACTGTTGTCGTAGCCGCGCAAATCCCACAGCAAATCCTTGCCGGCAAAACCCATCTCGTTCAGAATGCCTGCCGGTTGCGCGCCATTGCCCGACATTTGATTGTCGTGAATCCAGCAGCGCTCCGGAATCGGATCAACGTCGTATTTCGAGCCGACACCAAAGACCAAGTCCAATCCTAAAACCGCGACGCCAAATGAATTGTTGTTGCGAATCTCGTTGTTCGTCACTTCAACCTCGTCTGCCGCGAGAATTATGATGCCGGTGCCCGAGGGAACCCGGCTGACGATGGCCGCCGGGTCGCCGAAATTGACGTGATTGTTGTTGTAGACGCGGTTGTTGACCACCTTGCAATTTTGCGAAACTTTCGAGGGATTGTTCGGCAGCAGAAACACCAAAATGCCGCCGGCATTGTTATAAGCCTCGTTGTTCTCAACCACGGCGTTGACGGAATTTTCAATCTCGATGCCGCAGACATTCCCGTAAGCTTTGCAATCGCGCACCACGATGTCGCGCGACTGGCCGACGTAAATGCCCGCATCGCGCACGCCCGTCACCGTGCAGCGCTCAACCAGCACGTTGATGCACTCAACCGGATACACGCCGTAAAGCCCCGAATTCTCGCAATAGATATCGCGAAATGTAACGTTGACGGTGCGGTTCATCATCACGCCGTTCGCCGTATAATTTTTCACCTCGAAATGGCGCATCTCAAAATCGCGGCCGGAGCCGACCAAGCCGTCGGAGAGAACATTCTTGCCATCAAGAACCGGGCGCCGGCCGTTGTGCTCGACGCCGAATAACGTGACGCCAGAAATATCGACCGTCAGTGATTCGTGATAAACGCCCGGCATGACGGCGACCGTATCGCCCGCTCGCGCCGCGTCGATGGCCGGTTGAATCAACTCACCGGAATTGACGATCAGGCGCTTTCCTTGACGCGTGACTTTTGCCGGATTCTTTTCAGCCGGTTTGGCTTTGAACACTTGCATTTCCAAAGATTGATTGGGCAGAGACGGCACCACCGGCAAGCCGGAGGGCACGCGGGATGGAATGTCGGGTTTGTTGGTTTCGTCCGTCAACGCGTGCAAAAAGGCGATCAAATCTTCCTTCTCTTGCGGGCTTAAATCGAATTGGCGAATTTTGTCATCGACGTTCGGCACATCGAGGCCGCGGCCTGGCCCGCCGCCACCGGCGTAAAAATCGAGCACTTCATCCAGAGTTTTGAAAATGCCATTGTGCATGTAAGGCGCGGTGAGCGCGACATTGCGCAGCGTTGGAACTTTGAACGCATTTTCGTAGCCTTTACCGGCCACTTCCGCGCGGCCAGAATCCGGCTCGCCATTCGGCAGCGACGGCACGCCGATCACTTTGAAATCGGGATTGGCAAATGTCGGCAGATTATGGCATTCGAAACAGCGCGTTTTCAGCGAGCGAAAAAGATTGAAGCCGCGGCGCTCGGCTGGTGAAAGTGCGCTCATCTCGCCGTTGGCGTACCGGTCAAATTTTGAGTTGTGGGAGAGAATCGTGCGCTCGAAGGCGGCAATCGCGTAAGTGACGCGCTCGAAAGTGATCGCCGAACCATTGCCGCCCTGGCCGGGCAGGCCGCCGAACGCTGCTTCAAAAAGCCGGACGTATTCCGGAAGCGCTTGCAGCTCTTTTACCAACTCGGTCGAATCCTGCGCCATTTCTTTTCGGTCTTGAATCGGATTGCGGGCCTGATCTTCGAGATCGCGCGCGCGGCCATCCCAAAATTGCACGTGATTATACGCCGCGTTCCAAATCGTCGGCGCGCCGCGGCGAATCACTGCGCCGCCGCGGCGCGCCGGGCCGAGGCCTTTGCCGCCTCGTCCCATCGACTGCCCGCGATTGTCGGAGAATCCCAAATCCGGATGATGGCAATGCGCGCAGGACAGATCATTGTCCGCCGAAAGAATTGGATCGAAGAAGAGAAATTTTCCCAGTTCGATTTTTTCCGGCGTGGTGGGATTGTTCGCCCGCATCGGCATATCGGGAAAAGGCCGTTTGAGATTCTCGCCGGCGAGAATTGAATTGAAATGATCTTCGGCACGCGCCTCGCTGGTGGTCAATTTTCCGGTTTGGCCGCGCCAGTCGATGGCGCGTTGATGGAAAGAATCAAGCCCGGGCAGCGGCAGATAGGTGAAAGCGAGAAAGAAGACCAAGAAAATTGCCCCAGCCCACATAAGCTTTTTTGAATTGGAGGTGTTCACGGTGTCTTGCTTTCTGTGTTGATCTCATTGAGAATTTCTGTAATTTGGTTTTTCAATTGCTGAATTTTATTACTCACTCTATCCCAGAGAACGTCTTCGTTGATTCCGAAGTCTTGGTGAATGGCAATATCACGCCAACCTGTCCATTTCTTCCATTCCACAGTTGCATATATCTCTGGCTTCGTCTGGAATGTTTTTCGTTGCCTCTCCAATAATTTCCAGATTTCTCAACACCGCATCACTCGTCATTTGTTGCGCCTGTCTGGCATACGAGCCAAAAACCGCAAGATCGAGCACGCCAAATTTTGCATGCAACACGCTCTTGTGACGCCGCAAAATGGCCGGGATTTCGGCCAGTGTTCGGGGTTCATTCATTCAAATACTCCAATGGCTTTTTAGGGCAAGTGTCCACAATATAACAAAAAACCTTTCCATCATCAAGTTTTTTTCCCTTGTTTTTCAATGCCGTTTTTTTATCTTTTGACATGATTTATCGAAAAACCGGCTTGACCAGGTTGAAAGGAGCCGATGAAGCCACGCCATGACTCGCCTCTTATGGCACAATTTGCCGCCTAAAAGGCCAGGCGCACGCCCAAGTTCGCGGTGCTGCCTGTTTGCGATCAAACGCACAAAAGAAAAACATCCAGCTGGATCAGAGATATTTGGCTGAATTCAAAACATCAAGAGAACAATGTCAAAATCAATTCGATTTTTTTCAAAGCTGTGGGTGCTGCTCACGCCATTGATTGTTTACAGCCAAACCGTGACCGGCGAACCCAGTGTTCAAACGATGTCTTTTGAAGAATACGATCCGCGATCGACTCTTGTGGTGCCGGCACATCCATTGACACGCGCGAAATATCCCTTTATCGACGTGCACAACCACCAGGCCAACATGTCGCCGGAGAAGCTCAAGGAACTGGCGGCTGAGATGGACAAGCTCAACATGGCGGTGATGGTCAATCTCAGCGGCCGCGGCTTCCGGCGCATGCAAAATCCGGATGGCACCACAACCGCCGGGCTTCATGATGGCGAGTATCTTAAAAAATCCGTGGAAAATGTCAAAGCGGCGGCCCCGGGGCGATTCCTGGTTTTTACGAATGTCGATTTCAATGGCATCGGCGAACCGGGCTGGACGGAAAAAGCGGTGAGAGAGTTGGAGCAAGATGTGAAAAACGGGGCGGCGGGCTTGAAAATTTACAAAAGTCTCGGCTTGGAAATCAAAGACAACAGCGGCAAACGCGTGGCGGTGGATGATCCGCGGCTGGCTCCGATCTGGGCGAAATGCGGCGAACTGAAGATTCCCGTCCTCATTCACACCGGCGATCCGGCGCCGTTCTGGCTGCCGCAGGATAAATTCAACGAGCGCTGGCTGGAACTGAAGCAATTTCCCGACCGATATCGGTATGGCAAAGAGCCGTCATGGCAGCAAGTGATGAACGAGCAGTTCAACGTTTTCAAGAACCATCCGCAAACAATTTTCATCAGCGCGCACATGGCGTGGCTGGCCAACGATCTCGCCCGCCTCGGCAAAGTTCTCGACGACCATCCCAACATGTATACCGAGATCGGCGCCATCATTTACGAGCCGGGCCGCCAGCCGCGTTTTGCGCGCGACTGGTTCATCAAATATCAGGATCGCGTCTTGTTCGGCAAAGACATTTGGGCACCGGAGGAATATCACGTTTACTTTCGCGTTTTGGAGACCGCCGACGAGTATTTTGATTACTATCGCAAGCGCCACGCCTTTTGGAAAATGTACGGTCTGGACTTGCCTGATGAGGTGCTGAAAAAGCTTTATTATAAAAATGCCCTGCGCATTTTGCCGGGCATCGACAAGTCAAGATTCCCCGAGTAGGCAATAGGAACTTAGACGTCATTTAAAACTGGGACAACTCTCATGCGTCTCGAATTCAATTACGGCAGAGGCAAATTGCCGCTGGAAATTCCCGAGCAGAACATCCTCGCCTATCGCCAGCCGAATTCACAGGCTCTCGCCTCCGCCAGCGACAATCAGAAAATTTTGCTGGAGGCTATCAACGAATTCGGCGTCCTGCGACTCTCACCGATTTTTGCAGGCCGGCAGGTCGGCGTCATTATCGAAGATGCGACGCGCTCGACGCCGTTGGGCGAGCTGCTGGCGGTGATGCTGCCGTTTCTGCGCGGGGCACGCTTCGTGCAATTTTTGATTGCCACGGGCAGCCACGAGCCGGACACCTCGGGCAACCGCCAGATTATCGACAGCCTTCACGCGATGATTGCGGACATGGATTTTCCCGAATACGACATTCACGCCAGCGATTGCGAGCGGGATGAGTTCATCGCCGTCGGCATCACCACACGCGGCACGCCGGTGCGGGTGAATGAGCGCTCGGCGCGATGCGAGGTTTTTCTCGTCCTTTCCGACATGAAGAATCACTATTTCGCCGGTTACTCCAATCCGCTCAAGAATTTTCTGCCCGGCATTTGCAGCCTGGAAACGATCGCGCGCAATCACGCGTTGACGCTCGACGAGCGCTCGACCTTCGGCTTGCATCCGTTGCATCCCGATCCCAAACGCCGTAACGCGCCGCTGGCGGATGATTTGTGGGAAGGCGTGCAGATGATCCTGCGCCGCCGGCCGGTTCTCGTGCTCGCGGTGATTTCCTATGAAAATCAATTGCAATGGGCCAAAATCGGCGCGTTGGTTGAAACGACGAGTGCCGGCATTCAAAAAGTCGATGAGCTGACCAGCTTCACCTTGCCCAAGACTGATTTGATGATCGTCTCGCCCGGCGGTTATCCCGACGATGAAAGTTTGTACACGGCGCAGCGTGCGCTGGAACTGACGAAAAATGCCATCAACGCCGGTGGTGAGGTGCTCTTTCTGGCACAGTGTGAAAACGGCATTGGCCCGCAGAAGGCGATGGCGCATTTTTACGATCTGCTGACGCAGCCGATTCCCGCGGTGCTCAAGAGCATCGAAAATGAGTACGAGCTGTATTCACACAAGGCTTACAAATTCGCGCAGATGATTCAACAGTTGCGCGCGATTCACGTGCATTCCAGCCTGCCGGACGAGGCGGTGGCGCGCATCCATTTGCAACCGTGCGCCGATCCACAGGCGCTGGTGAATCGCTGGCTGGCGGATCATCCAAACCGCCAGATCAACATTTTCGACGGCGCCAACAAGCTGGCAATCTATGCTCAGTGAGCATCTTGCTTTGGCTTGAATTTATTCGTAAACCACCATGACACGAAGTTTTAATTTTAAAGTGACGTCTCACTTGCAGGTGGGCGACATTGCCCGGCCGCTGAAATTTGTCGAGATTTTGCCGATCCCGAATTCAAGCAACCGGTCAATTCGCTTATGGTTGAGACATTACTTGTTTCCGATATTTTTAATGGTGAAGTCGGTTCGGCGATTTTTTCCGCACTCTTTATGCT
This DNA window, taken from candidate division KSB1 bacterium, encodes the following:
- a CDS encoding lactate racemase domain-containing protein, encoding MRLEFNYGRGKLPLEIPEQNILAYRQPNSQALASASDNQKILLEAINEFGVLRLSPIFAGRQVGVIIEDATRSTPLGELLAVMLPFLRGARFVQFLIATGSHEPDTSGNRQIIDSLHAMIADMDFPEYDIHASDCERDEFIAVGITTRGTPVRVNERSARCEVFLVLSDMKNHYFAGYSNPLKNFLPGICSLETIARNHALTLDERSTFGLHPLHPDPKRRNAPLADDLWEGVQMILRRRPVLVLAVISYENQLQWAKIGALVETTSAGIQKVDELTSFTLPKTDLMIVSPGGYPDDESLYTAQRALELTKNAINAGGEVLFLAQCENGIGPQKAMAHFYDLLTQPIPAVLKSIENEYELYSHKAYKFAQMIQQLRAIHVHSSLPDEAVARIHLQPCADPQALVNRWLADHPNRQINIFDGANKLAIYAQ
- a CDS encoding VWA domain-containing protein is translated as MEASGHLLSNLLLFGRLLRRLGMDVNPGRMLDLMQALEHIQIGRKDDFYYTARSLLVHRHEDLRFFDQAFELFWRKPADAAATLGLSGLDKQPPLRKSPNRQKPLFHPSIASSPSTGQSEQSESSRPQVVQTYSDVEILRKKDFAEMNVDELKRARELIAELVWQLGKRRTRRKQPGLGTLFDWRRTLRRNLKYGGEVLNWARREPKFKPRPLVVIADVSGSMERYTNLLLQFIYSLSSGLDKVEAFVFSTRLTRISKQLHHRDAARALREVAHCVSDWAGGTRIGEALKDFNFKWGRRALSRGAVVMIISDGWDRGDILLLRQEMARLSLSSHRLIWLNPLLGHEGYEPLTQGMSAALPYVDDFLPVHNLVSLEQLGKVLAEVAIGRK
- a CDS encoding DUF86 domain-containing protein, whose protein sequence is MEWKKWTGWRDIAIHQDFGINEDVLWDRVSNKIQQLKNQITEILNEINTESKTP
- a CDS encoding XdhC family protein; the encoded protein is MQDLLPELRRWRDRGDTIALATVVKTWGSSPRPAGAKMAVNARGEIIGSVSGGCVESAVIEEALNVIKSGKPKLLSFGVSNEQAWEVGLACGGSIEVFVEKLEA
- a CDS encoding XdhC/CoxI family protein, with the translated sequence MNEKIFNTLYEAIQSGEPVVLATVIRGAENEIGRHLLIRRDGSTQGNFGDPSLAARVKEQAAALFGQQASQTYRDGECEIFLESYFPPPKLIIVGAVHVAIPLVSFAKELGYKVILVDPRQTFATETRFPHVDALIRKWPDEALAEVGIDASTCIVVLTHDPKFDDPAIKYALQYSPAYIGVLGSRKTHEKRLARLKQEGLTDEQLAFLHAPIGLDLGGQTPVEIALSIMSEIVAVRRGRVFLLQHKRAAAQPRRSRAAGDHS
- a CDS encoding amidohydrolase, coding for MSFEEYDPRSTLVVPAHPLTRAKYPFIDVHNHQANMSPEKLKELAAEMDKLNMAVMVNLSGRGFRRMQNPDGTTTAGLHDGEYLKKSVENVKAAAPGRFLVFTNVDFNGIGEPGWTEKAVRELEQDVKNGAAGLKIYKSLGLEIKDNSGKRVAVDDPRLAPIWAKCGELKIPVLIHTGDPAPFWLPQDKFNERWLELKQFPDRYRYGKEPSWQQVMNEQFNVFKNHPQTIFISAHMAWLANDLARLGKVLDDHPNMYTEIGAIIYEPGRQPRFARDWFIKYQDRVLFGKDIWAPEEYHVYFRVLETADEYFDYYRKRHAFWKMYGLDLPDEVLKKLYYKNALRILPGIDKSRFPE
- a CDS encoding right-handed parallel beta-helix repeat-containing protein → MVFFLAFTYLPLPGLDSFHQRAIDWRGQTGKLTTSEARAEDHFNSILAGENLKRPFPDMPMRANNPTTPEKIELGKFLFFDPILSADNDLSCAHCHHPDLGFSDNRGQSMGRGGKGLGPARRGGAVIRRGAPTIWNAAYNHVQFWDGRARDLEDQARNPIQDRKEMAQDSTELVKELQALPEYVRLFEAAFGGLPGQGGNGSAITFERVTYAIAAFERTILSHNSKFDRYANGEMSALSPAERRGFNLFRSLKTRCFECHNLPTFANPDFKVIGVPSLPNGEPDSGRAEVAGKGYENAFKVPTLRNVALTAPYMHNGIFKTLDEVLDFYAGGGGPGRGLDVPNVDDKIRQFDLSPQEKEDLIAFLHALTDETNKPDIPSRVPSGLPVVPSLPNQSLEMQVFKAKPAEKNPAKVTRQGKRLIVNSGELIQPAIDAARAGDTVAVMPGVYHESLTVDISGVTLFGVEHNGRRPVLDGKNVLSDGLVGSGRDFEMRHFEVKNYTANGVMMNRTVNVTFRDIYCENSGLYGVYPVECINVLVERCTVTGVRDAGIYVGQSRDIVVRDCKAYGNVCGIEIENSVNAVVENNEAYNNAGGILVFLLPNNPSKVSQNCKVVNNRVYNNNHVNFGDPAAIVSRVPSGTGIIILAADEVEVTNNEIRNNNSFGVAVLGLDLVFGVGSKYDVDPIPERCWIHDNQMSGNGAQPAGILNEMGFAGKDLLWDLRGYDNSWHQPGASKLPALLPNKSWPDFARRANWRLWKLLVKLMG
- a CDS encoding DUF86 domain-containing protein, whose protein sequence is MNEPRTLAEIPAILRRHKSVLHAKFGVLDLAVFGSYARQAQQMTSDAVLRNLEIIGEATKNIPDEARDICNCGMEEMDRLA